From the genome of Leguminivora glycinivorella isolate SPB_JAAS2020 chromosome 26, LegGlyc_1.1, whole genome shotgun sequence, one region includes:
- the LOC125239880 gene encoding zinc finger protein 717-like isoform X10, which translates to MDVMLACRCCLLCPPDKDLTTPHTHLGKTEIYADMIKECFDIQLQLAMGGSGSSGICCTCVGRLRDASDFKLQVQRSQAELQARSQGASLVKEEESAVECENPEMQDTHETCGSEPGEEPAVKPEMLDEDTPEEILHEEFTVKSEPAAEDDEMSLCSDSSAARTREQLAMACSVVLERLHGDATAHSGAKPIPCEHCGERFRNETILNKHIQHTHLPSVPKQFACDFCSSTFQTESLNSEHEKIEHGVTNLMCAHCDYSTISKRCLVVHLKSHCSFKNLIKSDLHKHQAILSVDKQTHKTTHLKLNTRVEPYKCNTCDYKSSKRSHLRTHVMTHTGEKPFQCSHCAYKCIHRRNLQRHQSIHTGEKPYACSHCAYKCRTKLSLQRHQIIHTGEKPYACSHCAYKCNSKSDLQSHQRIHTGEKPYACSHCEYRYSHRSSLKAHVMTHTKSDLQKHQRIHTGEKHYACSHCDYTCTKKSSMRHHQKTHIGMSSDDAAMT; encoded by the exons ATGGACGTGATGCTAGCGTGTCGCTGCTGCCTGCTGTGTCCCCCGGACAAAGACCTGACGACGCCGCACACACatctcggcaaaacggagatATATGCCGACATGATCAAGGAGTGTTTTGATATTCAA TTGCAGCTGGCAATGGGcggctcgggctcgagcggcaTCTGCTGTACGTGCGTGGGCCGCCTGCGAGACGCGAGCGACTTCAAGCTGCAAGTGCAGCGCAGCCAGGCGGAGCTGCAGGCGCGATCGCAGGGAGCGAGCCTCGTCAAAG AGGAAGAATCTGCAGTAGAGTGTGAAAACCCAGAAATGCAGGACACACATGAGACTTGTGGGTCCGAGCCAG GTGAAGAGCCGGCGGTCAAGCCGGAGATGCTGGATGAAGACACACCTGAGGAGATATTGC ATGAAGAGTTCACAGTCAAGTCGGAGCCGGCGGCCGAGGACGATGAGATGTCGC TGTGTTCGGACAGCAGCGCCGCCCGCACCAGGGAGCAACTCGCGATGGCTTGTTCCGTGGTGCTCGAGCGCCTCCACGGCGACGCGACTGCTCACAGCGGGGCCAAACCAATCCCCTGCGAACACTGTGGTGAACGCTTTAGAAACGAAACTATCTTAAATAAACACATTCAACATACACATTTGCCGTCAGTGCCAAAACAATTTGCTTGTGATTTTTGTAGTTCTACATTCCAAACTGAATCACTTAATTCAGAGCATGAAAAAATCGAACATGGTGTCACAAATTTAATGTGCGCTCATTGTGATTATTCAACAATTTCCAAGAGATGTTTAGTGGTTCACTTAAAAAGTCACTGCAGTTTCAAAAATCTGATTAAAAGTGATTTACACAAACATCAAGCGATACTCTCCGTtgataaacagacacacaaaacAACACACCTGAAATTAAATACCAGAGTAGAGCCTTATAAATGTAATACTTGCGATTACAAGTCTAGTAAAAGATCACACCTAAGAACACATGTAATGACGCATACTGGCGAAAAGCCTTTTCAATGTAGCCACTGTGCTTACAAATGCATTCACAGAAGAAACTTACAAAGACACCAAAGTATACACACCGGAGAAAAGCCTTACGCATGTAGTCACTGTGCTTATAAATGCAGGACGAAATTGAGTTTACAAAGACACCAAATAATACACACCGGAGAAAAGCCTTACGCATGTAGTCACTGTGCTTATAAATGCAACTCGAAATCAGACTTACAAAGTCACCAAAGAATACACACCGGGGAAAAGCCTTACGCATGTAGTCACTGTGAGTACCGGTACAGTCATAGGTCAAGCCTAAAAGCACACGTAatgacgcatacgaaatcagaCTTACAAAAACACCAAAGAATACACACCGGAGAAAAGCATTACGCatgtagccactgtgactacacatgcACTAAGAAATCATCTATGCGACATCACCAGAAGACTCACATTGGGATGAGCTCTGACGACGCAGCAATGACCTAA